One Schistocerca cancellata isolate TAMUIC-IGC-003103 chromosome 1, iqSchCanc2.1, whole genome shotgun sequence genomic region harbors:
- the LOC126184499 gene encoding mucin-1-like produces MGHDAVSGSLGHPERSAGGRSQARAPEVSRTGPSSLVSAGRKPQVKAAREVSTTGRLALDNREGLWPQSSPVPEASRTDQLDLGLTYAAVLTRSSVVGSQAALPSPCVSVQASVTPKTAVVATPASCVLCVRTPRRSGIPMPIRSATSTASPRVPSASSGGEGSALPTPVAERVVPARGAVSGKGSGTPLPASATAPRGVRWPRRAANAGASRPPSVVSVGTGLGLPPAFATPPTGGSAMRVDSDRQAASLAAAGGVVIHGAADAPKAARSVDAPDGVVLVRSQTYTRRVPSALPAAASSDSRHSAQAGSVATKKASVTDNEWHIVTPRRERHRAAGRRPPPPDRRRIVPPSPRSSGAAQASASGRPARATPRVSRAGGRARATAGPSVGGAANSRGAPGPSARPARATPGDARPAQATPATPATAAPSGSNRRAPSPRNGGPERAGAPGRPARAAPRASRASGGPLATAGPSVGGAANNSRGAPDPSAGAATESSTVRPTPDGSTAPPPTQTTERRDVSGGTADASPRTGSKKRRRRRRNNRPSPNLPPQNSRPTPTSTNPPVPSEQGATEAAPPPPPPADSRLTERQRRWLAALESVHNHPWDAFVAVVEDFISEIATTPGSRRSTGRATSSSAPRPGPRRRCCQSPSPCPYTRPRWAARWTWRTARGGRRVSVRRECSI; encoded by the coding sequence ATGGGACACGATGCCGTGTCTGgctctctggggcacccagagAGGTCAGCCGGCGGGAGGTCACAGGCGAGGGCCCCCGAAGTTAGTAGGACAGGTCCTTCGTCCTTAGTTAGTGCTGGGCGAAAGCCACAGGTGAAAGCGGCCCGGGAAGTTAGTACCACAGGCCGCCTAGCCTTAGATAATAGAGAGGGGCTATGGCCACAGTCCAGTCCGGTCCCCGAAGCTAGTAGGACAGACCAGCTGGACTTAGGATTAACTTACGCGGCGGTCCTGACCCGCAGCAGCGTGGTGGGCTCACAGGCTGCCTTGCCCTCACCCTGTGTGAGTGTGCAGGCGTCTGTGACGCCCAAGACGGCGGTGGTTGCTACCCCCGCGTCATGCGTACTGTGTGTGCGCACGCCGAGGAGGTCTGGCATCCCCATGCCGATACGCTCTGCGACGTCAACCGCGTCGCCACGAGTGCCGAGCGCAAGTTCGGGAGGTGAAGGCAGCGCGCTGCCGACGCCTGTCGCCGAACGCGTCGTTCCGGCCAGAGGCGCGGTGTCAGGCAAAGGCAGCGGCACGCCGCTGCCCGCGTCGGCCACCGCGCCCCGTGGCGTACGCTGGCCACGTCGTGCGGCTAACGCAGGCGCTTCCCGCCCGCCATCTGTCGTGAGCGTGGGTACAGGCCTGGGACTGCCGCCCGCATTCGCTACGCCGCCGACAGGTGGCTCTGCGATGCGGGTGGACAGTGACAGGCAGGCTGCCTCGCTCGCCGCGGCCGGTGGTGTTGTCATTCACGGCGCAGCTGACGCACCAAAGGCCGCGCGCTCGGTGGATGCACCGGATGGTGTGGTGCTTGTGCGGTCGCAGACGTACACGCGCCGCGTTCCCTCTGCCCTGCCGGCGGCTGCGTCGAGTGACTCCCGTCACTCCGCTCAGGCAGGGAGTGTTGCTACTAAAAAAGCCTCTGTTACAGACAACGAGTGGCACATAGTCACCCCACGGAGGGAAAGACACCGTGCTGCAGGACGCAGACCACCGCCTCCGGACCGACGGCGCATTGTACCGCCCAGTCCGCGGAGCAGTGGTGCGGCGCAAGCCAGCGCGTCTGggcggccggcgcgagctacacctcgtGTTTCTCGCGCCGGCGGCAGGGCGCGGGCGACTGCTGGGCCATCTGTTGGCGGCGCGGCGAACAGCCGCGGTGCGCCCGGCCcgagcgccaggccggcgcgagctacacctggaGACGCCCGGCCGGCGCAGGCGACACCAGCCACCCCTGCGACCGCCGCCCCATCTGGCAGCAATCGTCGGGCACCCAGTCCGCGTAATGGCGGCCCGGAGCGAGCTGGCGCGCCCGGTCGACCGGCGCGAGCTGCACCTCGTGCTTCTCGCGCCAGCGGCGGGCCGCTGGCGACCGCTGGGCCATCTGTTGGCGGCGCGGCGAACAACAGCCGTGGTGCGCCCGACCCGAGCGCCGGCGCGGCGACTGAGAGCAGCACTGTGCGGCCCACGCCAGATGGCAGCACGGCACCACCACCGACGCAGACGACGGAGCGGCGCGACGTGAGCGGAGGGACTGCAGATGCGTCTCCGAGAACTGGCAGCAAGAAGAGGAGACGCCGACGCCGTAACAACCGGCCCAGTCCCAACCTCCCGCCGCAAAACTCCCGTCCAACACCTACATCGACCAACCCTCCTGTACCCTCCGAACAGGGCGCAACCGAGGCagctccgcccccccctccccctgccgacTCTCGGCTAACGGAGAGGCAGCGGCGCTGGCTGGCGGCCCTGGAGAGCGTCCACAACCACCCGTGGGATGCATTCGTCGCGGTCGTCGAGGACTTCATCTCCGAGATCGCCACAACGCCAGGCAGCCGGAGATCGACAGGACGGGCCACCAGCAGCAGCGCACCGCGGCCAGGGCCGCGCCGACGCTGCTGCcaatccccctccccctgcccctacACGCGGCCGCGGTGGGCAGCGCGGTGGACGTGGCGCACGGCGCGCGGCGGCCGCCGAGTGTCGGTACGACGCGAATGCAGCATCTGA